One window of Candidatus Nitrospira kreftii genomic DNA carries:
- a CDS encoding Ferredoxin, 2Fe-2S, which yields MPAFQRHIFICTNQRPKDDPRGCCANLGSEKLHAHFKSESKRLNLKGVVRANKAGCLDHCDLGPSVVIYPEGVWYWVGTEADVTEIMEEHVVRGKIVTRLLMPEHPVPEQLAPLRKP from the coding sequence ATGCCAGCCTTTCAACGACACATTTTTATCTGCACCAATCAGCGTCCCAAGGACGATCCACGCGGCTGCTGTGCAAATCTTGGATCAGAAAAACTTCACGCGCATTTCAAGAGTGAATCCAAGCGACTTAACCTCAAGGGTGTCGTCCGTGCCAACAAAGCTGGCTGTCTCGACCATTGTGACCTTGGTCCCAGCGTGGTGATCTATCCAGAGGGAGTATGGTACTGGGTCGGCACCGAAGCGGATGTCACAGAGATCATGGAAGAGCATGTTGTACGGGGAAAGATCGTCACTCGCTTGCTCATGCCGGAGCATCCAGTCCCAGAACAATTGGCACCACTCAGGAAACCGTAA
- a CDS encoding hypothetical protein (conserved protein of unknown function), which yields MPTEDKWKANMQKVAFAQQFPGLLLSWQACQGKTIRAVLPLTGKPGAMVIVFTDATFTIVPPLAPEPWAIGQALIDARAQLESAHRTAYEEYDRLAQKDREALRSARLEKILGAIHNNLEQIPELKDRLKELVKEWQ from the coding sequence ATGCCAACCGAAGACAAATGGAAGGCCAACATGCAAAAGGTGGCTTTCGCCCAACAGTTTCCCGGCCTGTTATTGAGCTGGCAAGCCTGCCAAGGCAAGACAATTCGTGCCGTCCTTCCACTCACGGGGAAACCGGGCGCGATGGTGATCGTGTTCACCGATGCGACCTTTACGATCGTTCCTCCGCTTGCTCCTGAGCCCTGGGCCATCGGACAAGCTCTCATAGACGCTCGTGCGCAGCTTGAATCTGCACATCGAACGGCTTACGAGGAATATGACCGATTGGCACAGAAGGATAGAGAGGCCCTACGCAGTGCGCGACTCGAAAAGATTTTAGGTGCGATTCACAATAACCTGGAACAGATCCCCGAGCTTAAAGATCGGCTCAAAGAACTCGTGAAGGAGTGGCAGTGA